In Symbiobacterium terraclitae, the genomic stretch CCCCCGACCGGCCCTTCGTCGCGATCATCGGCGGCGCCAAGGTGTCGGACAAGATCATGGTCATCGAGAACCTGCTGACCAAGGTCGACCGGCTCATCATCGGCGGCGGTATGGCCAACACCTTCCTGCGGGCGAAGGGCTACGACACCGGCAAGTCGCTGGTGGAGGAGGACCGGGTGGAGACCGCCCGCCAGCTGCTCGAGCGGGGCGGCGACAAGATCCTGCTGCCTTCCGACCTCGTCGTGGCGGCCGAGTTCAAGGCGGACGCCGAGCAGCGGGTCGTCGCGGCCGACAGCATCCCTGCGGGCTGGATGGCCCTGGACATCGGCCCGGAGAGCGCCCGCCAGTTCGCCGAGGCGATCCGCGGGGCCCGGACCGTCGTGTGGAACGGCCCGATGGGCGTGTTCGAGATGGAGCCCTTCGCGCGCGGCACTTTTGCGGTGGCGCAGGCCATGGCTGACTGCGAGGGCGTGACCATCGTCGGCGGCGGCGACTCCGTGGCCGCAGTGGAGGCCGCCGGCCTCGCCGACCGGATGACGCACGTCTCCACGGGCGGCGGCGCCTCCCTGGAGTTCCTGGAGGGCAGGGAGCTCCCCGGCGTCGCCTGCCTGGCGACCAAGGCGTAGATGCGGTTTCTCGGGCGGCTCTTCGGGCGGCGGCAGGACGATTCACCAGCGGCCAGGTGGATGCGCCGGCGCACCCAGGCCGAGCCGGCAGAAGTGGTTCACGAGTACTTCAGCGCCGTGGTCGCCCACGACCTGGAGTGGATCCTGGCCACCCTGACGCCGGAACGGGCCCGCCTTTACAGCGGGCCCACCACCATGGACCGGCGGCGGCTCTCCGTGCGGGCGGCGCGCGTGACCGGCGTGTCGCCCGCTCCGGACGCGCCCGTGGCCCGGGTTCCCGGGTACGGCGAGCAGCTGGCGCTCCGCGTGGAGTACGAACTGGAGCTGGTCCCGCCCGAGGAGCGCCGCGACCCCAGCCTCGTGGAAGGGCCGCAGTGGGCGTACTTCCTGCTGGTGCGGGAGGGACCGGGCAAACCCTGGCTGATCGCCGACTGGGGCCGGTAGCCGGGGCTGATTTTCAGCAGAGGAGGAGCCAAGTGATGCGCACACCCGTGATTGCGGCAAACTGGAAGATGAACA encodes the following:
- a CDS encoding phosphoglycerate kinase yields the protein MPLMTVRDIDVKGKRVFVRVDFNVPLEDGRITDDTRIRAAVPTIRYLVEEGAIAVLASHLGRPKGKRNEAYSLAPCARRLSELLGREVVFAPDCVGEEVEQLVARQQPGSVVLLENLRFYAEEEKNDPEFAARLARLGEVYVNDAFGTAHRAHASTRGVAEHMAVRVAGFLMQKEVDIMGKALSAPDRPFVAIIGGAKVSDKIMVIENLLTKVDRLIIGGGMANTFLRAKGYDTGKSLVEEDRVETARQLLERGGDKILLPSDLVVAAEFKADAEQRVVAADSIPAGWMALDIGPESARQFAEAIRGARTVVWNGPMGVFEMEPFARGTFAVAQAMADCEGVTIVGGGDSVAAVEAAGLADRMTHVSTGGGASLEFLEGRELPGVACLATKA